A region of Catenibacterium mitsuokai DNA encodes the following proteins:
- a CDS encoding DUF5714 domain-containing protein gives MTIQEKAERILKGIKKEKGNNPIQIFKNIAKNDYINMHGPEHHILDGACLLIAFKNAGGEIDLDDALNKIMIEGLRMPGAMCGFWGVCGAVTSLGAALSIIDHTGPLSVDGTWGDHMEFTSNALKNLGEINGPRCCKRDAIISFKNAIDYVNTHYNVTLEYEHSSCHYSKLNKQCIKERCPYYG, from the coding sequence ATGACTATACAAGAAAAAGCTGAACGAATACTTAAGGGCATTAAGAAAGAAAAAGGAAACAATCCTATACAGATATTTAAAAATATTGCGAAGAATGATTACATTAATATGCATGGACCTGAACATCATATTTTAGATGGAGCATGTTTACTCATCGCATTTAAAAATGCGGGTGGTGAAATTGATTTAGATGATGCATTAAATAAAATCATGATAGAAGGATTAAGAATGCCAGGTGCCATGTGTGGTTTTTGGGGTGTATGTGGTGCAGTCACATCTCTTGGTGCTGCATTATCTATTATTGATCATACAGGACCATTATCAGTGGATGGTACATGGGGAGACCATATGGAATTTACTTCAAATGCATTAAAAAACTTAGGTGAAATCAACGGGCCTAGATGTTGTAAAAGAGATGCTATAATCTCATTTAAGAATGCGATTGATTATGTAAATACACATTATAATGTCACTTTGGAATATGAACATTCATCTTGTCACTATTCAAAACTGAATAAGCAATGTATAAAAGAGAGATGTCCTTATTATGGATAA
- the iadA gene encoding beta-aspartyl-peptidase: MKLIKNIQVYAPEDLGVKDVLISDSKIEKIDDHITYPYSIETIDGTGCVLTPGLIDRHVHITGGGGEAGFISRARPIEVNEILDAGITTVIGLLGTDGYTRNTKELFAKAKELTQKGVHTYILTGSYTYPTYTLTDSVEDDIVFIDSILGVKLALSDHRSSHITDDELVRLASQIRTASLIAGKQANLTLHMGDEKQGLTPVFHALERADIPVSLFQPTHCSRNPHLFKDALKFAEMGGTVDLTCEGDGKTLEFIKQFKDTSKVTISSDAQGSWSTYNEDGSIKEIGITPVSNLKKEFISLKNALGYEKALPFFTQNVAHVLGLKNTGSIKEGFDCDLVVWKDDEIKHIITKKD; encoded by the coding sequence ATGAAACTAATTAAAAACATTCAAGTCTATGCACCAGAAGATTTAGGTGTTAAAGATGTATTGATTTCAGATTCTAAAATAGAAAAGATAGATGATCATATCACATATCCTTATTCTATTGAAACAATTGATGGTACAGGTTGTGTCCTTACACCAGGTCTTATTGATCGTCATGTTCATATTACTGGTGGTGGGGGAGAAGCAGGCTTTATTTCTCGTGCTAGACCTATTGAAGTCAATGAAATACTAGATGCAGGTATTACTACTGTGATTGGATTATTAGGTACAGATGGCTATACAAGAAACACAAAAGAATTATTCGCCAAAGCAAAAGAATTGACTCAAAAAGGTGTCCATACCTATATTCTAACAGGAAGTTATACATATCCTACGTATACTCTCACTGATTCAGTAGAAGATGATATTGTATTTATTGATAGTATTCTAGGTGTTAAGCTTGCTTTAAGTGATCATAGATCAAGTCATATTACTGATGATGAACTTGTTCGTTTAGCTTCTCAAATCCGTACAGCAAGTCTTATTGCTGGAAAACAGGCTAATTTAACACTTCATATGGGTGATGAAAAACAAGGATTAACTCCTGTATTTCATGCATTAGAAAGAGCTGATATTCCTGTTTCTTTATTCCAGCCTACCCACTGTAGTCGTAATCCACACTTATTTAAAGATGCACTTAAGTTTGCTGAAATGGGTGGTACAGTTGACTTAACATGTGAAGGTGATGGCAAGACTCTAGAATTCATTAAACAGTTTAAGGATACTTCTAAAGTCACTATTTCTAGTGATGCACAAGGCTCATGGTCTACATATAATGAAGATGGATCTATCAAAGAAATTGGTATTACACCAGTCTCTAACTTAAAGAAAGAATTTATTTCTCTAAAGAATGCATTGGGATATGAAAAAGCTTTACCATTCTTTACTCAAAACGTAGCGCATGTACTAGGCTTAAAAAATACAGGTAGTATTAAAGAAGGCTTTGATTGTGATTTAGTTGTATGGAAAGATGATGAAATTAAGCATATCATCACAAAGAAAGATTAA
- a CDS encoding IS110 family RNA-guided transposase, with protein MKIVRPICCGMDVHKNIIVATIGITNKKTRITEYIQETFSTLNHDLLNLKQWLINHKCFDACMESTGKYWIPIFNILEDEINIYLTHPKYVKAIKGKKTDKKDSKWICDLFKHDLIKFSFIPPKEIRALREISRYRYKLVGMRSSERNRYQNCMTVSNIGIGSVFSDPFGKSAQAIMKEVLESDIIEDEKILKCIHRSCKNKDKILDSIKHCNIETDQRFKMNESMTHMEELQVHIDNCEIEMMKRAAPMFDQFMHITQLPGISTLSAILIISEIGVDMKQFESDKQLTCWAGLAPANNESANKKKSVRISKAGQYLKPLLVQCALGAIKDKEGYFGIKYSRIKKRRGHKKAIIAIARMMLVSIYHMILTGETFNPSDYESFRNPNPPIKQQDLTEESAIEFLKKSGFDVSKLTKP; from the coding sequence ATGAAGATTGTTAGACCAATCTGCTGTGGCATGGATGTTCACAAGAATATCATTGTGGCTACAATCGGTATTACTAATAAGAAAACTCGTATTACTGAATACATCCAAGAAACGTTTTCAACTTTAAACCATGATTTACTGAATCTTAAACAGTGGCTCATTAATCACAAATGCTTTGATGCATGCATGGAATCTACTGGTAAATATTGGATTCCAATTTTCAACATCTTAGAAGATGAAATCAATATTTACTTAACTCATCCAAAATATGTCAAAGCAATTAAAGGAAAGAAAACTGACAAGAAAGATTCAAAATGGATCTGTGATTTATTTAAACATGATCTAATCAAATTTTCTTTTATACCACCCAAAGAAATAAGAGCTTTACGAGAAATATCTCGCTATCGCTATAAATTGGTTGGGATGCGTTCCTCTGAACGTAATCGATATCAGAACTGTATGACAGTTTCCAATATCGGTATTGGTTCTGTATTTTCAGATCCGTTTGGAAAGTCTGCACAAGCAATCATGAAAGAAGTACTTGAGTCAGATATCATTGAAGATGAGAAAATTTTGAAATGTATCCATAGATCGTGTAAAAATAAAGATAAGATTCTAGATTCCATTAAACACTGCAATATTGAAACTGATCAAAGGTTTAAAATGAATGAGTCAATGACTCATATGGAAGAATTACAAGTCCATATTGATAACTGTGAAATCGAAATGATGAAACGTGCAGCACCAATGTTCGATCAATTCATGCACATCACCCAACTACCAGGCATCAGCACTTTATCTGCAATCCTTATTATTTCAGAAATCGGAGTAGATATGAAACAATTCGAATCAGATAAACAACTAACCTGTTGGGCTGGATTAGCACCTGCAAATAACGAAAGTGCTAATAAGAAAAAATCAGTTCGTATTTCTAAAGCAGGTCAATATTTAAAACCTTTATTAGTTCAGTGTGCTCTTGGAGCAATCAAAGATAAGGAGGGCTATTTTGGAATTAAGTATTCTCGTATCAAAAAGAGACGAGGTCACAAGAAAGCCATTATCGCAATTGCAAGAATGATGCTTGTCAGTATATACCATATGATTCTTACTGGAGAGACATTTAATCCTTCAGATTATGAATCATTTAGAAATCCTAATCCACCTATAAAGCAACAAGATTTAACAGAAGAATCAGCAATTGAGTTTCTTAAGAAATCAGGTTTTGACGTTTCTAAATTAACTAAACCATAA
- a CDS encoding GNAT family N-acetyltransferase — protein MDFRQAVMQDLPQLKDMYKRIIKNMNEQNIQIWDDIYPCEFFEDDIKNNKLYILLNNGEIVSAFVLSDTNSGETAVEWNDNHAKAVYIDRLGVNIKYLKKGLGSLMLDKAKEIAKTLNAEYLRLFVVDINIPAIQLYTKKEFVKVNGVYNEIFDDGFVLHEHGYEIKL, from the coding sequence ATGGATTTTAGACAAGCTGTCATGCAAGATTTGCCACAATTAAAAGATATGTATAAACGAATTATTAAAAACATGAATGAACAGAATATTCAAATTTGGGATGACATTTATCCTTGTGAATTTTTTGAGGACGATATAAAAAATAATAAACTCTATATTTTGCTGAACAATGGAGAAATAGTATCTGCATTTGTTTTGTCTGATACAAACTCAGGAGAAACTGCAGTTGAATGGAATGATAATCATGCAAAAGCTGTATATATTGATAGACTAGGTGTAAATATTAAATATTTAAAAAAAGGTTTAGGTAGCCTAATGCTTGATAAAGCAAAAGAAATTGCAAAAACACTTAATGCTGAGTATCTTAGACTTTTTGTGGTAGATATCAATATACCAGCAATTCAACTGTATACTAAAAAAGAGTTTGTAAAGGTTAATGGTGTTTACAATGAGATATTTGATGATGGCTTTGTATTGCATGAGCATGGTTATGAAATAAAACTTTAA
- a CDS encoding winged helix-turn-helix transcriptional regulator, translating to MKTREELPECPVATAVSLIGGKWKLLIIRNLKNRPWRFNELQRDLEGISQKVLTDSLRQMIDDGLVYRNDYHENPPRVDYGLTDLGREMLPIIDALADFGDYYKTIVD from the coding sequence ATGAAGACACGAGAAGAACTTCCAGAATGTCCGGTTGCAACTGCTGTATCTCTTATAGGTGGAAAATGGAAGCTTTTAATAATACGAAATCTAAAAAATCGTCCATGGAGATTCAATGAACTTCAGAGAGATTTAGAAGGTATTTCTCAAAAGGTACTTACTGATAGTTTAAGACAAATGATTGATGACGGCCTTGTGTATAGAAATGATTATCATGAGAATCCTCCAAGAGTGGATTATGGTTTAACAGATCTTGGAAGAGAAATGCTACCTATTATTGATGCATTAGCGGATTTTGGTGATTATTATAAAACGATTGTTGATTAA
- a CDS encoding TraX family protein, translating into MNNIKERIKIFSGAKLKYIAFASMLIDHFNKAIIYPNLDGGMLNRISDLFDILGRIAFPIFIFLLIEGYFHTRNKYKYLGTLLLFGIISEVPFDMCTSAVFFEPNWNNIMFTLSFVLAIIWIIDVLKEKLNKPLWYVVSILIVAVMCFVAMNLGLDYEHHAVLIGYFMYIFHDKYIYSIPFCYASMFKEPWALLGFGLNLTYNGERGRQNKLFNYFFYPVHLLILGIIRMTFHI; encoded by the coding sequence ATGAATAATATAAAAGAGAGAATCAAGATATTCTCAGGTGCGAAGTTAAAATATATCGCATTTGCCTCAATGTTGATTGATCATTTCAATAAAGCTATTATCTATCCTAATCTGGATGGTGGTATGTTAAATAGAATAAGTGATTTATTTGATATTTTAGGAAGAATTGCTTTCCCTATATTTATCTTTCTTTTAATAGAAGGGTACTTCCATACGAGAAACAAATATAAATACTTAGGAACTCTTCTTCTATTTGGTATCATCTCTGAAGTCCCATTTGATATGTGTACATCAGCTGTGTTCTTTGAACCCAACTGGAACAATATTATGTTTACACTGTCATTTGTACTTGCCATTATATGGATTATAGATGTATTAAAAGAGAAACTGAATAAACCATTATGGTATGTTGTATCCATCCTCATTGTCGCAGTTATGTGTTTTGTAGCTATGAATCTAGGATTAGATTATGAACATCATGCCGTACTTATTGGCTATTTCATGTATATATTTCATGATAAATATATCTATTCTATACCATTTTGTTATGCGTCAATGTTTAAGGAACCCTGGGCATTACTTGGATTTGGCTTGAATCTGACTTATAACGGAGAAAGAGGTAGACAAAATAAGTTATTCAACTATTTCTTCTATCCAGTACATTTGCTTATTTTAGGAATAATAAGAATGACTTTTCATATTTAG
- a CDS encoding arsenate reductase/protein-tyrosine-phosphatase family protein has translation MDKKKVAFICVHNSCRSQIAEALGHYLASDVFESYSAGTETKPIINQDAVRIMKQMYGIDMEEAQYSKLINDIPKPDIAISMGCNVGCPFIGRPFDDNWELEDPTGKSDKEFVKIIKQIETKILDLKDNLKN, from the coding sequence ATGGATAAAAAGAAAGTTGCATTTATATGTGTTCATAATTCATGTAGAAGTCAGATAGCTGAAGCATTAGGTCATTATCTCGCATCTGATGTTTTTGAAAGCTATTCTGCAGGAACAGAAACAAAACCAATCATCAATCAAGATGCTGTTCGTATAATGAAACAAATGTATGGCATAGATATGGAAGAGGCGCAATATTCTAAACTTATAAATGATATTCCAAAACCGGACATTGCGATTTCTATGGGATGTAATGTAGGATGTCCTTTCATAGGTAGACCATTTGATGATAACTGGGAATTAGAAGATCCTACAGGTAAAAGTGATAAAGAATTCGTAAAAATTATTAAACAAATTGAAACTAAAATATTAGATTTAAAGGATAATTTAAAGAACTAG
- a CDS encoding DUF1846 domain-containing protein, whose product MMNIGFDNEKYLQMQSAHIRERIAQFDNKLYLEFGGKLFDDFHASRVLPGFQPDSKMRMLMQLSDQAEIVIVISAEDIEKNKVRGDLGITYDVDVLRLMSIFEEHGLFVGSVVITKYSGQQSASLFKNKLEKLGIKVYLHYPIEGYPSNIPHIVSDEGYGKNEFIETSRPLIVVTAPGPGSGKMAVCLSQLYHEHKRGICAGYAKFETFPIWNIPLKHPVNLAYEAATADLNDVNMIDPFHLEAYGKTTVNYNRDVEIFPVLKAMFQRIYGQSPYNSPTDMGVNMAGNCICDDDACKDASCQEIIRRYYDARRRALAGKCSEEEVYKIEMLMNQAGITVHDRPVVDVALSRAEETEAPAAALELADGRMITGKTTDLLGPCAALLLNALKELAGIPHSQPVISPAAIEPIQTLKTQYLGSKNPRLHMDEVLIALSVSAASDPNAQKALEQLPNLKGCQAHTSVMVSDVDRKLFMKLSIQATFEAKYENNSVIFPKKGI is encoded by the coding sequence ATGATGAACATAGGATTTGATAATGAAAAATATTTGCAGATGCAGTCTGCTCATATTCGCGAACGCATTGCTCAATTTGACAACAAGCTCTACCTAGAGTTTGGTGGAAAACTGTTTGATGACTTCCATGCATCTCGTGTACTCCCAGGATTCCAGCCAGATTCTAAGATGCGTATGTTAATGCAGCTTAGCGACCAGGCTGAGATTGTGATTGTTATCAGCGCAGAGGATATCGAAAAGAATAAAGTACGCGGAGATCTTGGCATCACTTATGATGTAGATGTCCTTCGATTGATGTCTATTTTTGAAGAACATGGTCTGTTTGTAGGAAGTGTCGTTATTACAAAGTACAGTGGACAGCAGAGTGCTTCCTTATTTAAAAACAAATTAGAGAAGCTTGGCATTAAGGTATATCTTCATTATCCGATTGAAGGGTACCCTTCTAATATTCCACATATTGTTAGTGATGAAGGTTATGGAAAGAATGAGTTTATCGAAACATCTCGTCCACTCATTGTTGTTACTGCACCTGGACCTGGAAGTGGAAAAATGGCAGTCTGTCTTTCCCAGCTCTACCATGAGCATAAAAGAGGCATCTGTGCTGGCTATGCTAAATTCGAAACATTCCCTATTTGGAATATCCCATTGAAGCACCCAGTTAACCTTGCATATGAAGCTGCAACTGCAGACCTTAACGATGTAAATATGATTGATCCTTTCCACTTAGAAGCTTATGGAAAAACAACAGTCAACTATAACCGTGATGTAGAGATCTTCCCAGTACTTAAAGCAATGTTCCAGCGTATTTATGGACAGAGTCCTTATAACTCTCCTACAGATATGGGGGTTAACATGGCCGGAAACTGTATTTGTGACGATGATGCATGTAAGGATGCTTCATGCCAGGAAATCATCCGTCGCTACTATGATGCAAGAAGACGTGCTCTTGCAGGTAAATGTTCTGAGGAAGAAGTATATAAAATTGAGATGCTTATGAACCAGGCGGGTATTACTGTCCACGATCGCCCTGTTGTTGACGTTGCTCTTTCTCGTGCAGAAGAAACAGAAGCTCCTGCTGCTGCATTAGAGCTTGCAGATGGCCGCATGATCACAGGTAAGACTACAGACCTCCTTGGTCCTTGCGCAGCACTCCTTTTAAATGCACTCAAAGAGCTTGCTGGTATTCCACACAGTCAGCCAGTCATCTCACCTGCAGCAATTGAACCAATCCAGACTTTAAAAACACAGTATCTTGGAAGCAAAAACCCACGTTTACATATGGACGAAGTGTTGATTGCATTATCTGTCAGCGCAGCTTCTGATCCAAATGCTCAGAAAGCATTGGAACAGCTTCCTAATCTAAAAGGATGTCAGGCTCATACATCTGTTATGGTCAGCGATGTAGACAGAAAACTATTTATGAAGCTTTCTATCCAGGCAACTTTTGAAGCAAAATATGAAAATAATTCTGTGATTTTTCCTAAAAAAGGTATATAG
- a CDS encoding alpha/beta fold hydrolase, producing the protein MIIETLLSKRDQLPLELAIIEPEGEAIGIIQLIHGMSEHKERYYEFMYYLSQQSYICAIHDHRGHGASVKDTSHLGYFYTNDITYIVDDAYLVTEYLKNRYPTLYISIFSHSMGTLVSRNYLKKYEKHIEKIVLCGPPTENKLVDLALFAGKLTGSFYKEHKPNKILNKLSVGYYNKGYKTENEWICSNLQTVSSYNNDPLCGFTFTTSGFINLFQLLKSAFIKDDWNPQNSSLPIFLIAGVDDPVIQGKQKFNELEEFLKEVGYENIKSKLYKNKRHELLNETNKEVVYKDVLDFFYAN; encoded by the coding sequence ATGATTATTGAAACACTCTTATCAAAAAGAGATCAATTACCCCTAGAACTCGCTATTATTGAACCAGAAGGAGAGGCTATCGGTATTATTCAGTTAATACATGGAATGTCTGAACATAAAGAACGCTATTATGAGTTTATGTACTATTTATCACAACAAAGCTATATTTGTGCCATTCATGATCATAGAGGACATGGTGCAAGTGTAAAAGACACATCACATTTAGGATATTTCTATACAAACGATATAACATATATTGTAGATGATGCTTATCTAGTTACAGAATATTTGAAAAACAGATATCCTACATTATATATCTCTATATTTAGTCATAGTATGGGTACATTGGTTTCTAGAAACTATCTAAAAAAATATGAAAAGCATATTGAAAAGATTGTATTGTGTGGTCCACCTACAGAAAATAAGCTTGTTGATTTAGCATTATTTGCAGGAAAACTTACCGGATCATTTTATAAAGAACATAAACCTAATAAGATTCTGAATAAATTATCTGTAGGATACTACAACAAAGGCTATAAAACTGAAAATGAATGGATCTGTTCTAACTTACAGACTGTGTCTTCATATAACAACGATCCTCTATGTGGGTTTACTTTTACTACAAGCGGCTTTATAAATCTATTTCAACTATTAAAATCAGCTTTCATCAAAGATGATTGGAATCCACAAAACAGTTCATTACCTATATTCTTAATTGCGGGTGTTGATGATCCAGTCATTCAAGGAAAACAGAAATTTAATGAATTAGAAGAGTTTTTGAAAGAAGTAGGTTATGAAAATATCAAGAGTAAACTGTACAAAAATAAAAGACATGAACTACTCAATGAAACAAATAAAGAAGTAGTATATAAAGATGTTCTAGACTTTTTCTATGCTAATTAA
- a CDS encoding GyrI-like domain-containing protein, translating into MVFDFKKEYKEFYMPKNKPMIVTVPRANYIAVRGQGDPNEEGGAYQKAISVLYAVAYTLKMSYKTNYKIKGFFEYVVPPLEGFWWQDGIEGIDYDNKSTFNWISVIRLPDFITKKDFEWAVETASIKKKMDCSCAEFLTIEEGLCVQMMHIGPFDDEPVSVALMDKYLEENGYINDLSKERLHHEIYLSDARRVAPEKWKTVIRHPIKKGVRHE; encoded by the coding sequence ATGGTTTTTGATTTTAAGAAAGAATATAAAGAATTCTACATGCCTAAAAATAAACCCATGATAGTCACTGTTCCCCGTGCTAACTATATTGCGGTAAGAGGACAAGGAGATCCAAATGAGGAAGGTGGGGCTTATCAGAAGGCTATTAGTGTACTATATGCAGTCGCTTATACACTTAAGATGAGCTATAAAACAAATTATAAGATAAAAGGATTCTTTGAATATGTGGTTCCTCCACTAGAAGGTTTCTGGTGGCAGGATGGTATTGAAGGTATAGATTATGACAATAAATCTACTTTTAACTGGATTTCTGTCATTCGTTTACCAGACTTTATTACTAAAAAAGATTTTGAATGGGCAGTAGAAACTGCTTCTATTAAGAAAAAGATGGATTGTTCTTGTGCAGAATTTCTTACTATAGAGGAGGGATTATGTGTACAGATGATGCATATTGGTCCTTTTGATGATGAACCAGTTTCTGTTGCACTTATGGATAAATATCTAGAAGAAAATGGATATATCAATGATCTTTCAAAAGAAAGATTACATCATGAAATATATCTTTCTGATGCAAGAAGAGTCGCACCAGAAAAATGGAAAACAGTTATTAGACATCCCATCAAGAAAGGAGTTAGACATGAATGA
- a CDS encoding cupin domain-containing protein: protein MSNYTKTNIGNEGRMELHEALSLTGAEVSINSLPAGAGVPFVHSHKNNEEIYGVISGKGTATIDNKTIEIVAGDWLKISPAAKRQFFAASDSGITYICIQVKENSLGGFTADDAVIH, encoded by the coding sequence ATGTCAAACTACACAAAAACAAATATTGGTAATGAAGGACGCATGGAACTTCATGAAGCACTTTCTTTAACTGGTGCTGAAGTAAGTATTAATTCTCTTCCTGCCGGTGCAGGTGTTCCTTTCGTTCATTCCCATAAGAACAACGAGGAAATCTATGGTGTAATTTCTGGAAAAGGAACTGCTACCATCGATAATAAAACAATCGAGATTGTTGCTGGTGACTGGTTAAAAATCAGTCCTGCTGCAAAGCGTCAATTCTTTGCGGCTAGCGATTCAGGCATCACTTATATTTGTATTCAGGTAAAAGAAAACTCACTTGGCGGTTTCACAGCTGATGACGCTGTCATCCATTAA
- a CDS encoding flavodoxin family protein, with the protein MSKKVIVLSTSLRSSSNSELLAKSFVEGAKESGNEVEYISLKNKDIRFCIGCLTCQKTGHCVIKDDVAGIMDSVINADVVVWASPIYYR; encoded by the coding sequence ATGAGTAAAAAAGTCATTGTATTATCAACAAGTCTAAGAAGTAGTAGTAATTCAGAATTACTTGCGAAAAGTTTTGTAGAAGGGGCAAAAGAATCTGGAAATGAGGTAGAATATATCTCACTTAAAAATAAAGATATTCGTTTCTGTATTGGATGTCTTACATGTCAAAAAACTGGACATTGTGTTATTAAAGATGATGTTGCGGGTATTATGGATAGTGTAATCAATGCTGATGTTGTTGTATGGGCTTCACCTATTTATTATCGCTAA
- a CDS encoding MATE family efflux transporter, producing MTKDLTQGKIMPLLFSFTVPLVLGNLFQMTYNAVDSIIVGQFVGKEALAAVGICNPISTLMILFLNGLCMGASILMGIQYGAKNYKALERQISTTMISGVVFSFVLTIICLLFAKPILMLLQVDQSIFTMTTEYMRIIFLGLMFTFLYNFFSSTLRALGDSASPLYFLIISAILNIFGDLFFVIVLKAGCNGCAISTVLSEALCCLFCVIYIQKKVPILRLGKKWLVFDSSYLKKTVAYGWASAMQQATVQMGKIAIQALVNTMGVSVAAAFAVVNRIDDFAISPEQNIAHAMTALMAQNKGAGKDNRMKEGFRCGLILEITYALIVMLICLLFAKELMSLFVKDTEVIGHGVTYLHLIAVMYILPAFTNAIQGFFRGIGDLKVTLLSSFTNMGGRVIAAIPMILLWNFGIEALPYSYLIGWIAMLLVEAPLMIRIYKKK from the coding sequence ATGACGAAAGACTTAACTCAAGGCAAGATTATGCCTCTTCTTTTTTCTTTTACCGTCCCACTCGTTTTAGGTAATTTATTTCAGATGACCTATAATGCAGTAGATAGTATTATAGTAGGACAGTTCGTAGGGAAAGAAGCACTTGCCGCAGTAGGAATATGTAACCCAATCAGTACACTAATGATTCTATTCTTAAATGGATTATGTATGGGTGCCAGTATTCTTATGGGGATTCAATATGGTGCTAAGAATTATAAAGCATTAGAAAGACAGATCAGTACAACTATGATATCAGGTGTTGTATTCTCTTTTGTACTTACTATCATATGTTTATTATTCGCCAAACCAATATTAATGTTGTTACAGGTTGATCAATCAATATTTACGATGACTACAGAATATATGCGTATTATATTCTTAGGTCTTATGTTTACATTTCTTTATAACTTTTTCTCTAGTACACTAAGAGCTCTAGGTGATAGTGCATCACCACTTTATTTCTTAATTATCAGTGCTATATTAAATATATTTGGAGATTTATTCTTTGTAATTGTATTAAAGGCAGGATGTAATGGCTGTGCTATTTCTACAGTACTTAGTGAAGCATTATGTTGTTTATTCTGTGTGATCTATATTCAAAAGAAAGTACCTATATTAAGACTTGGGAAAAAATGGCTTGTCTTTGATTCAAGTTATTTAAAGAAAACAGTAGCTTATGGATGGGCATCTGCCATGCAGCAGGCTACAGTACAGATGGGTAAGATTGCGATACAGGCATTAGTCAATACGATGGGTGTTTCTGTCGCTGCTGCTTTTGCGGTTGTCAATAGAATAGATGACTTTGCGATATCACCAGAACAAAATATAGCCCATGCAATGACTGCACTCATGGCTCAAAACAAAGGAGCAGGTAAAGACAATCGTATGAAGGAAGGCTTTCGTTGTGGTCTTATACTTGAAATAACCTATGCTTTGATAGTTATGTTAATATGTCTATTATTCGCAAAAGAACTTATGAGTTTATTTGTAAAAGATACAGAAGTTATAGGTCATGGTGTCACTTATCTTCATCTCATTGCAGTCATGTATATTCTTCCCGCATTTACTAACGCTATTCAAGGATTCTTTAGAGGGATAGGGGATTTAAAGGTTACACTACTTTCTAGCTTTACTAATATGGGAGGAAGAGTTATTGCCGCAATACCTATGATTTTATTATGGAACTTTGGAATAGAAGCATTACCTTATTCTTACTTGATAGGATGGATTGCGATGTTATTAGTGGAAGCACCTCTCATGATTCGTATATATAAGAAAAAATAG
- a CDS encoding cupin domain-containing protein, with the protein MNEKIGEVFSITKDNQPIPGCTTSKAVNDTLTCFSLARNTDISAEIYPYYKMIYVLKGQLEVYGNNGYTKVVKEKESFITFTDTPIGIRTKEGVIYTEAMIRRTDIMNEIIKPGEVFKLAELLPYSEGKIINMDIVHNEKMKFIVMAFDEGTGLTEHAAPGEAIIFALDGEGIISYEGKDHVIKAGENFCFAKGGMHAVKASKRFKMALLLTLE; encoded by the coding sequence ATGAATGAAAAAATAGGAGAAGTCTTCTCTATCACAAAGGATAATCAGCCAATACCAGGCTGTACGACTTCTAAAGCAGTAAATGATACACTCACTTGTTTCTCACTCGCAAGAAATACAGATATAAGTGCAGAAATCTATCCTTATTATAAGATGATTTATGTCTTGAAAGGTCAGTTGGAAGTCTATGGAAATAATGGCTATACTAAAGTAGTTAAAGAAAAGGAAAGTTTTATTACATTCACTGATACCCCAATAGGTATAAGAACTAAAGAGGGTGTCATATATACAGAAGCAATGATTAGGAGGACAGATATTATGAACGAAATAATTAAACCAGGAGAAGTATTTAAACTTGCAGAACTATTACCTTATTCAGAAGGTAAGATTATCAATATGGATATTGTACATAATGAGAAGATGAAATTTATAGTAATGGCATTTGATGAAGGAACTGGACTTACTGAACATGCAGCACCAGGAGAAGCTATCATCTTCGCATTAGATGGTGAAGGTATCATCAGTTATGAGGGTAAAGACCATGTCATTAAAGCAGGAGAGAACTTCTGTTTTGCGAAGGGTGGCATGCATGCAGTCAAAGCATCTAAACGTTTCAAGATGGCATTACTTCTTACATTAGAATAA